AATGTACAATATGCGACAGGCCGCCAAGCACATCTGGAGCAGCATCTCATGTCAATACAAGCAACACAGTGCCAACCGGGCCTCCAAGCACCCCTGGAGCAGCATCTCATGTCAGTCCAAGCAGCACAGAACCTACAACACTCCAGCTCTTTCCTGATCATATGGTACATATCCAGATCGTTGTTCTTATTTTTTCTAGACTAAATGCAGTACTGACCTTCTTCATACAAAGCACACGCTTGTTGTTCTGCTCAGGTAGTAGCATGAAATACATGCGTGCAtgcctcttttttttatttttccttttttttttacgaagCAACGCTAGGCAAATTGCTCATCAGATACATTGCTTTACACAAGCCTTGTAGCTAGGAAAAGAGCTCAGTATGTGCATACTATTCAACTGCATGGGTTATCAAACTCACTGATCACGTTTGCCCTCTAATATTTGTAGGAAGATGAACATGCTGATTCTAAGAGAGAGGGCGATCACAACCTACCTGTGGAGCCTGCTGCCAAGAATTTGGATGATCATCAGGACCTGGACCTTGAACTGAAGCTGTGATCCTAGTCCTTTAAGAGATCGTGTGTGCTTGATGCTGTGTTTTGAGAAATATTGTCGATTCTTGGACTGATGACCAGATCAGCAATGAGTAGTTCTTTAATTTTGTTCCCTTCTGTAAGACTTTGGATTCTGCTTGTGTCGTTATGCCAATTAAATATGAAATGTTGGATTATATCCAAATTGATTGACAGAACTTGGAATAATGTGTATGCATGCAATTAAGTGTTGGATACACACGACGCATGCAAGTGTTGGATACACATGAGGGTGTATATTCTTCTTAACACGAGAAATTCTAGATCCTCTCGACGAACGTGGTTGCTTCTTTTACTAATAttatattttgtttttctttcttcttcttcttctctttttgcgAAGCAATGCTAGGCGAAATGCTTGTCAGAAACATTGTTTTACACAAGCCTTGTGGCTAGGGAAGGAGCTCAGTACGTGCATGCTATATATTCAACTGCATCGGTTATCAAATTAAAATCACTTATCACGTTTGCCCTCTAATATTTATAGGAAGATGAGCATGCTGATTCCAAGAGAGAGGGCGACCACAACCTACCTGTGAAGCCCGCTTCCAAGAACTTTGATGATCCGCAGGACCTGAACCTTGACCTGAAGCTGTGATCCTAGTCCTTTAAAGATCTCTTGAACAAATCATTAAGGAGTGTGTGGCTCCAATGTTTTAGACATATGTGTTTGCATTGAGAGATCGTGTGTGCTTGATGCATATGGTTTTGAGAAATAATGTTGATTCTTTGGACTGGTAAATAATATCAGACCAATAGATCAGCAATGAGTAGTTCTTTAATTTTGTTCCATTCTGTAAGACTTTGATTATGCTTGTGTTGTTATGCCAATTAAATATGAAATGTTGGATTATCCAAACTGATTGACATAATTTGGaataactagtccatcaacccgtgctccgcacgggctaatgtttttagaagctattgtatttgaaaattatttaaaaattaaactcctaactaataatcaaaattgtttacctactactctcttatttttcaatacttcaacataatacttatatagatatgtacctatctttgtccagttgtgattgatttttaattaataattactctatgcacgttttcatccatattcgtacttattccattttgtatcacacatccaatcctccatacattatatttagcatacaaatcaatatttttcatcgattcctcatatacatgtataaatggtctaaatggtggcattcatcatgtgtatatacttttaacttagtatttttatattaacaatgagtaatttagaatcatatattagtttacttttcgacatttctgtatgatgcacatgaagataattagattaatatttaggtgtttactttcggttatttttaataacgacacacgtgggtaacatagataaagttttaaaatgatattttaagttacgctttataatgatgtgtattagtaaattggatgaagattatgtggttactttaggttattttttataataaccgagctcggtaatttagatatagctttagagctcatttttgaatattttcacaataacAATGGAggataactttttagaaaatataatagatcaatggctatgattattagagtttacaggattggtgtttgatatttttaatttttatgagaatttatctcttttttctagcttgtctcatgggaactaatgcggagtctccaatggaaaaaaatgagactacattgctacaaaattattaccataagctacctctcgtttgttaaatattcgaacacaatgcttatgtagatatatacttaatatcttcatccaattgtgatagattttagttagtaattactgtataatattttcaaccatatttataatctttaacttttcactttgcatcgtaggtatgcgtttgaatttgtttaatgaatcctaagtttgagatacaattttagcatagaaatctatattctcatcactttatatccttataaatggttagtaattactctataatattttcaaccacatttataatctttaacttttcactttgcatcgcaggtatgcgcttgaatttgtttaatgaaccctaagtttgagatacaattttagtatagaaatctatattctcatgactttatatccttataaatggtgacacacatcatgcgtatagatcttaattattatatcatataccaatagtgaaagatatagacggtttagaatcatatattgctgtatatttttaattaagattATTTGATTCAAATATAGGGTTAccccatgttatttttaataatggcatgtgtgggtaataggtaatatagatgcaaatttaaaggGTTTCtttagttttttaagtaatagtggtaggcttcaattgcaaattaggggttatttttaaatattatttataatggcataagtcggtaatttggatgaagattaggggttactttagtttattttatataatagcagaggtgggtaatttatatgtagatttagggggttactttaggctatttacataatggcataagtggataATTGTTTagaaacataatagatccaaaggctatgatgatttcaatctatcgattgatggtcggatgttttgctcttttgtgagaatttctaggatttctctatttttctagactgtccacctaggaatcctaggtggcttcacccgAAGACCTCAAAAGAAgtttccaattagtaatagtaagatgcgTGTGTACATGCAAGTGTTGGATACACATGGCATTTTCACTGCAGCCTTCAAAGTTCATATATGCAGTGGATTCCCGGCGTCAATTCGTGGCGTAGTAGTGTTTTTTAGCGTGGCGACACAGGCAGCCCATATGGGATGAAAATTTTTAAAACATGCATGCGCGTGTACTATACACATTTCCTGTGTTCTAATGCATCTTCGGAACAACTTCCCGTTGTGCCTAGCGGCATGCCATTGCCATTGCGCATGCAGTATGTCCATTTCCAAGACAACGAAACGCTTTTCCATCTCCGTTTCTACGTCGTCCTAGCTAGCTAGACTGCCCAGCTAATATTGCTTATGCCTGAAGAAATAGCCAACTAATCAACCATTTTTTGACCAATTAACAACTGGTTGAAGTCTCTACAATTCCACCGCGATCTGAGTATCAACGTCACATATATCACAGCTACAAGCCGAGATGTGCTTTTGGGCGAGCTTGCTCTGCTCGAGTTTCCCTTCCTTCATTATTTCAACCTTAGGGCTTAACCgtcacaaaagaaaaaaaaacacgagAGGACGGTGCCCACTTAGCATAGCAAATGCACCCTCACCCCTCGAACTTGGTAGGGAGTGCTGTCCAGATCCTAAACTTGTCAACCGGTTTAAGTGAGGTTCAAATCTACATAACTCACATTAAACTACCTGTATGGCATATGCGGGACATACATGTCATGCCCCCACTCTCTCTTCCTTGGATCTACATCTCCCGCCGCCTTGGGCGAAGCTACCTCCGGCGGGGAGGCACTCGAGCTTGGGCGGCGAACGGGGGCACTCGAGCTTGAGCTCCTGGCAAACTCCAGCCACGGATGAGGGTGTTGCCGTTGTCCCCACGAGCGGGAGCTCGCCCCTGCACCGCACCACGCCTCTGTCGTTGCCTCCCCGAGTTGGAGCTCGGTCGTGATGGCCGTCATTGTCTCCCCACCTCTGCCTCCCAATCCTCCTACAGTCTGCCTCTTCACCGGTGTCTGTGCCTGCTGCTGCCATCGGCTCGCCGCTCCGCCCCTTCGCTCGCGCCTGCTACCATCCGCTCTCGCCGGGTAGCGACCGCTACCACAGCCCGCCCTCCCGCCCACACAGTGGATTTGAAGCTGTCGGTGAAGGAGAAAGAGCTTCTGGCCTCGGCGTCGACCCCGCGGTCCTCGAGCTTATGGCGGATGGATGTGATGCCGACCTGCAGTCCTCGAGCTTATGGCGGATGGATGTGGTAGTACAGCAGCGAGGCCGCCTTTGTTCAGCCGGGCCTGTgggggcagcggcagcgcggcTCGAAGGCCGCGGCAGGGGCGGGCTCGGTCGAAGCGGTACACGGTTTGGAGGGCGCTGACGGTGCTAGGCTGGGTGTGCGTGACGGCGTGATGCATCTTGACGATGCTCAGCTGCTCAGTCGTGTGTGTGGTGAGTAGATCCTTGGAGGTCTCCATGGCGTTGGTGGCCAGCGCAAGGGATCTCCTCCCGGTGTAAGCGGTGCGTGTGAAGAGAAACATACGTGAGGAAAAGAGAGAATAGAGAGAAGATAGGTGGACCTGGCATGTGGGCCTTAAATGTCGGGTCCATGTTAATGTACCGTTAGCATATCACGTATGCAATTTACACAGGTTATGTAGATTTTAGACCTCGCGCGAATTAATTAGCAAGTTTGGAAATTTGAATATGCAATTTTTTAGAAGTTCGGGAGCCTAGATAACACTGCCAAGTTTGAGGATCGACGGTGCAATTTAATCCACTTACGCGTGCAAGTGCAACACATGGCATCCTCTCCTCGAGCTGGCCGGGTTAACGACGAGGTGGCTCCCGCTATATTTGAACGGCCGTTGCGCATGCCCCCCGCGAGAATGGTGCAAACCGGCAGCGCTCGGCGCCAGTTATGTGCACAGCCAGCGGGGCTAGAAACCGCGGCCGGCGAGCTTGAAGACGACCCAAATTTAGGCGCCGAAATAATTAGTGGAGGAGCTTTAAGCttccaaaaaaaagagaagcaTGCTGAGGAGGGAGGTAGCGATCCCGCTCTAGCTGGGCCGGTCACGGGAGGAGGCCGGAGGGAAGGGAGAGATCAGCTCCTcgacctctccgccgccgccgcaataATAATGGGGTACTCCCTGCCCCGCGCCGCGGCCTTCGCCgtggccctcctcctcctggcctCCTCCGGCGAGGCGTTCTTCGACATCTTCAACATCTTCCGCCCGCGCTCCGAGAGCGACGACTTCTTCCAGAACGCCTTCGATGGCTCGCAGGAGCAGGCGGTGCCGACGCAGACAGAGCACGAAGAGCagggcgccgcgccggccaccgccacgGGCCTCACCAGGGTGCCGCCCTCGGGCCCGCCCAGCAAGGCCGCGCAGGACACGgtcgagctcgccgccgacACCGGCGGCGGGCCGGTCGGCGAGTGGACCATCGTCAGCGAGAACTCCGGCGTGTCGGCCATGCACATGGTCCTCATGCGCCACGGCAGGGCCGTCATGTTCGACACCAGCACCACTGGCCGGTCGCTCATGCGGCTGCCCCAGGACAACTGCCGCATCGACCCGCGCGCCAAGGAGGAGGGCACCATGGATTGCTGGGCGCACGCCGTCGAGTTCGACTACCACACCGGCGGCCTCCGCCCTCTCAAGATCCTGACGGACACCTGGTGCTCGTCGGGCGCGTTCGACGCGGACGGCAACCTTGTGCAGACCGGCGGCTACTTCGAGGGCGAGAAGGTCGTGAGGGTGCTGAGCCCGTGCGACACCTGCGACTGGCTGGAGCACCCCAACAGCTTCGCGGAGGGGAGGTGGTACGCGACGACGCTGGTGCTCCCGGACGGCCGGTTCATCGTgttcggcggccgccgcgccttcAGCTCCGAGCTCGTCCCGATGCCGGGGAGGACCAACGACAGGGCCACCTACATGCCGTTCCTCCGCGAGACCACCGACGACGTCGAGAACAACCTGTACCCGTTCGCGAACCTCCTCCCCAGCGGCGAGCTCTTCCTCTTCGCCAACAACCGCTCCGTCATCTTCGACCACAGGGCCGGCAGGATCGTGCGCGAGCTCCCGCAGCTGGGCGGTGGGAGCCGCAACTACCCGGCGTCCGCCATGTCTGCGCTCCTCCCGCTCGACCTCCGCAacgccaccggcggcgccgacccCGAGCCGGTGGTCATCATCTGCGGCGGGACGTTCAAGAAGGCCTTCAGGTTCGGCGAGAACAACACGTTCCTGCCCGCGCTCCGCGACTGCGCCCGCATCAACCTGGCCGCGCTCGACGCGCAGTGGGAGACCGAGGACATGCCCGTCGGCCGCGTCATGGGCGACATGCTCATCCTCCCCACCGGCGACCTGCTGCTCCTCAACGGCGCCGCCAAGGGCTGCGCCGGCTGGGGCTTCGGCCGGCAGCCGGTCCTCACCCCGGTCCTGTACTCGCCGCGGAAGGAGAAGGGGTCGCGGTTCCGGGCGCTGGCGTCGTCGACCATCGCGCGCATGTACCACTCCACCAGCGCCGTGCTGCCCGACGCCAccgtgctcgtcgccggcggcaacACCAACACCGCCTACAACTTCAGCGACGTGGACTTCCCCACCGAGGTGCGCGTGGAGCGGTTCTGCCCGCCGTACCTGAGCAAGGATCACGCCGCAACCCGGCCGGTGATCGACGCAGCGTCGGTGCCCGCGGGAGGGATGCGGTACGGGTCCCCGTTCACGTTCCGATTCTCCATGCCCTCCGAGCCCGTGGGGGAGGCGGACGTGAAGGTCACCATGTACGCGCCGCCCTTCACCACGCACGGCTACTCCATGAACCAGCGGCTGCTGATCCTGTCCGTGACCGCGTTCAGGGAGGAGGGGCGGAGCTACACGGTGACCGTGGACGCGCCCGGGAAGCCGGAGCTCGCGCCGCGGGGGTACTACCTGGTGTTCGTGGTGGCCAAGGGCGTGCCGAGCGTGGCTGCGTGGGTGAAGATTCTGTGAATGAAATTCCGCTCTGGGAGTTGCGACGAGCATCGCCCTGGGGTCGTGATCCATTTAATGTAGGGATCGATGTTTATGGGAATCAGATTGAACGGATTACCACTGTGTGCTTGTGATCATGCTTGGCTGATTGCATCAACGCGGCGAGCTAGCGCAAGAAGCCTAGAACATGCGTGCAAACGGATGGTATCTCGATCTTCAAAAGATTGCTGTGGTTcctaaaaaaaaacaagaagattGTTGTGCTACTCTTTCTGCTACTCCTACTTTATAAGCCGtataatatttgaaatattGGACTTAATAATTTTTTACAAAAATTAGTCGCACTATATGTATAATAATGCACCCATAAAGTTATATGAATAAATTCGTATCTTTTAGCATGGCATTGATTTATAGCAATCGATCATCAAAAATAACTCCAAGGCCGTCAATGTGGACTTATCGAGTACTATGTGTAGTATTGCAGCCGCTCAGCTCGCAGTGCCAATCTTGGTGCAGCTATCTGTATGTTTGATCCATGATTTACTGAATGACTTTTGCAGCAGGTTCGAAATCCATGATTTACTGAATGGCTTGTGCATTTCCACTCATCAAACTGAATGTTAAGAAATATCGATCACGACATAGAGATCGATCCAATGGGCTCCAGGCCCGGCTAGTAAGAGAGCATGAGCAGACTTGGGCTAGCTGGGCTTTCAAGCCTGGCTCTCGACCAAAAAGGCACATCCGCGCACAcaggtctgaactctgaacagaAGGAAACCCCCACAATAAACCCTTGCCCGCGGCCGCTGCGGCGCTTCGCCGGAGCACGAAGAGAGAGCAGCGAACCCGGCGATGGAGTACGTGGACCCCCTCACCGGCTTCCGCGTTGACGGTCGCCGCCCCAACGAGGTGACGCCCACTTCCCCTTTCCCTACCGCCCCACATCGCACGGTTCACGCGTAACCCAATCTCACTCGGCGCTGCTGCTGGACTTCGCGCAGATGCGGAAGCTCAAGGGCGAGGTCGGCGTCGTCGCGCGGGCCGACGGGTGAGTAAACCAACAGTCGAATACGATTCTGGTGGTGGTGTTTGCTTTCGATGGAATTTTGCTTATAGATGTGCGGTGCTCGCTTTTGATCGGATTTTGCCGGTGTTTGTTGCTCTGCGCAGGTCGGCGCTGTTCGAGATGGGCAATACCAGGGTCATCGCCGCTGTCTATGGTCCTCGAGAGGTGATTCCCATAGATCCCTACTCTGATTTGTGTGGTTCCGTGTGCATGTGGATAGGTCATGTGCACGGCATGTCTGAGGAAATGCTCCTTAGAGGGGATTTTCATTTACTGGTGTAGTTGTGATCTCTAGTTGAATTCTCTAAATCAACATTGCTTCGCCTTGTGTCTTTTTGAGAGAAAGTGGGAATTATATGGGAAAATTGGTTTGTTGTTTACTTTCCCTGCTATGCATAAAACATGTTTGAAAACCGTTAGGATCCATAATGGCATATGGGCAGTAGGACATGCCATGTTCATCCACAGTGAGGTATCTGGAGAACTTAGAATTatggaaattgaaaattcgAATTTATCTGCGTTCTTTCCTGTTGGACTGCACACAGCACCAGGGAACCCTGTCCTGCATTATGTTTTCAGGGAGATATGTTCACTTTTCGGTGAAACTAAATGCTGTCTAATTAAAACTTCATGCTCTTGGTTTTGCTCATCCAGGTCCAGAACAAAGGTCAGCAAGTAAACAGCAAAGAGGCTTTGGTAAAGTTTCACTGCTCCAAGTGCATTCATTAGTTAGAGGTCCTCCCTTATGACCTGTTCATAAGTGAGCTCTGTATGCAGGTTCGTTGTGAGTATAGGATGGCAGAATTTAGTACAGGAGATCGGAGGAGAAAGCCAAAAGGTGACAGGTGTGTTCCTACTTGAACAATTGATTAAAAATAACAGTCCAGTCCTTCTGCATTTACGATAAAGTTTCATATTCTATCAAAACAGACTTCTGACATGGAAAAATgtatattatttttctatttacCTAGTCAACAAGCTTCTTTTCCCTACATCTTGGGTTTTTGACATGTCTTTGTATTGTTTCTGCCTTCTGATTTGAGGGTAGTATTTTCAAAATACGATTGAATTACCTAGTAAAGGACCCTCGATCAAAGTAGTGTGACACCACCAGCCAGGTGCCCACAACTGCAGCAGATGATTGGCAATGAGATTAGTTAGTTGGTTTGTTTTGGTTCTTCAGAAGAAATTTAGCTTCTTTATTAGTCAGTTTGTTAGGCACCGAGATCAACATCAAGGGCATCTGTTATTGAATTTGGCAAGCAAAGATTTATCCCTAATTAATCTAAACCAGTAGTTCAGGGCTTCCTTGAGAGGGTGAACCTCCATCTCATTGCCTAATTCCGCACTTCTCTGCCACATCAATAACTTAAGTCATTATTAAGATCAGGAATTTTCAAGAGTCGTAACATAAGCAAATAGTGCTGCAGTATAGTTTTGTTAACTCACTTTAGTGCTTTGGAGGTGAACACCCAGTGTACAAAGTGAATTCAGGTTGCAGGAATTTACATGGCGTCTGTTTTCCCATATTACTATAGTAGTAAACTAAAGCTACAATCATCTGGCAGGCGATCAACGGAAATTTCTCTTGTTATTCGACAGACAATGGAGGCAAGCATATTAACTCATTTAATGCCACGTTCACAGGTGATATCCTTTAAGAAACTTCAGTTTTAAATGATATCAGTGCCAACTTCCAATGCTGATTATACTTGATTGCAGATTGATATATTTGTCCAAGTTCTTCAAGCTGATGGTGGTAAGTGTGCTACCTTCCTACTTTCAGATTTTTTAAGTTGCCTCCAGGCTGTATTTACTCCCAGGACCCCTCTATTATTTATTCTGAAATGGACTCTCTTTTCTTTCTGTCCTAAAATGAAGCCAAGCAACTCTACTTATTTTCCATAGACCGAGTTAATCTAGATTTATGCTCTGCATGATGAGGCAGCATGATGGAGAATGTATACCAATTCTGATGTGTGCCCTTTCTCCTTAGCCATTTAACTCAGTCATGCTATAGCATATTATTCTTTACTGCTGCATTACTCAGTCATGCTATGGTATATTGCTCTTTTTGCTTGCTTGAAATAATTTAATCATACTTTATGCTTAAAATTGATTGCTATCTGGAGCATGACAGTCATGACCATGACCTTGTGTATAACAGGAACAAGGTCAGCATGCATCAATGCTGCAACACTAGCTCTTGCAGATGCCGGGATTCCAATGCGAGACATTGTCACATCTTGTAGTGCTGGGTATCTGTGTTCTACTCCTTTGCTCGGTAAGAcacaattatttttttcatatctTTGATAAGCTAAGAATATTATGGTACAGACAGAACTCAAAATTATTCTAATGTGCTTTATCAGATCTTAATTACTTAGAAGACAGTGCTGGGGGTGCAGATGTCACAGTTGGTATTCTTGCAAAAATGGACAAAGTGACTCTTCTGCAGGTAAAAGGGTCAAGCACTCTTGTTGTTCCAACTTCTTAACTCTAGTCTGTTTGTGTGCACAACAAAATTGTACATTTCAATTTTTCTCTCTTGTGAAATACTTCTTTTGTGTGCTATCATTTTCTTATATACCTTTCGCTATCACCAAAAGGAAGCAGctgaaaagtttttttttcccccagatGGATGCAAAATTAGCAATGGATACATTTGAAAACGTAATGGGACTTGCCATAGAAGGGTGCAAAGCAATTGCAACTTACATCCGAGAGGTACGTAACTTTTTGTTGCTCTTCCATTATTCCTGTCTGCAGTTTATTTAGCTTGTTTTCTGTTTACGTTGACTTTATTGACACATTGGAACTTCTCAATGCCCCATGAATGCCCAATGTCATATGTTGATTGGTCGCTGTCATTTTGAAACAGGTGCTGTTGGAGAACACAAAGCGGCTGGAGTGTCAGCGTGGTTAACCATAAGAGGCGAATCACATCTACCCGCTCGTGTAACATTTGAAGTCTGGACTGATCTGTGTAACACTGCATTTATATGTTTACTCGACAGAGTAGGAAGACTAGTGGCCTCAACTCATTGTGTAATGGGCTTGCTGGTTGGATGAATGGATTTGGCGCAGTGCAGTGGACAGGAAATTCCTGAGTTTCTTGTACCGAACTTCCAACGAACTTCCAAGTTGCTTAAGGTAGCTTGTTAACAAAATATAATTAATTATGATGGACAAAAGCAACCATTCGGATTTGTTTCTCCTTGACAATTTTAATTAACGGATACAAATTGAACGTGACATTGTATGCTGATTATCTCAGCGCTCGTCAGTTTGTATTGCACCCGTCTGCTCAAAGATATCAATGTCTTAATAGCAACATGTTTTTGCTCAAAATTTTGTGGATCTATAATTGTGCCAAGATACTGCCATCATTCAGATGCTGATGGGAATACGAATTTGGAATATGGAGTTGACTCGAAATGAATAAAAATGCAGCATCATGGAACGGATAGCTGGAACCATAGAACTCATCCCAAGAAAACTAGATAAACTTCCAAATTATCTAGTTCAAATAACGTGCAGAATGAATCATAGAACTCATCCCAAGAAAACTAGATAAACTTCCAAAGTAATTATCTAGTTCAAATAATGTGCTGAATATTCTGCTTTACCACCGAGTGGTTTAGCATCTCAATTCTCGACGTGGCTCGAAAGGAACTCAGAACTAGCTAAATCTTGCTTGAAGATACAAAGAGCTAAAAATACACAATTTTTGTCCTCAAACAAAGTTCAATACCAAGCGTCTAAACTTGCATAATAAATACCTTATGAG
This sequence is a window from Setaria italica strain Yugu1 chromosome III, Setaria_italica_v2.0, whole genome shotgun sequence. Protein-coding genes within it:
- the LOC101766616 gene encoding aldehyde oxidase GLOX; the encoded protein is MGYSLPRAAAFAVALLLLASSGEAFFDIFNIFRPRSESDDFFQNAFDGSQEQAVPTQTEHEEQGAAPATATGLTRVPPSGPPSKAAQDTVELAADTGGGPVGEWTIVSENSGVSAMHMVLMRHGRAVMFDTSTTGRSLMRLPQDNCRIDPRAKEEGTMDCWAHAVEFDYHTGGLRPLKILTDTWCSSGAFDADGNLVQTGGYFEGEKVVRVLSPCDTCDWLEHPNSFAEGRWYATTLVLPDGRFIVFGGRRAFSSELVPMPGRTNDRATYMPFLRETTDDVENNLYPFANLLPSGELFLFANNRSVIFDHRAGRIVRELPQLGGGSRNYPASAMSALLPLDLRNATGGADPEPVVIICGGTFKKAFRFGENNTFLPALRDCARINLAALDAQWETEDMPVGRVMGDMLILPTGDLLLLNGAAKGCAGWGFGRQPVLTPVLYSPRKEKGSRFRALASSTIARMYHSTSAVLPDATVLVAGGNTNTAYNFSDVDFPTEVRVERFCPPYLSKDHAATRPVIDAASVPAGGMRYGSPFTFRFSMPSEPVGEADVKVTMYAPPFTTHGYSMNQRLLILSVTAFREEGRSYTVTVDAPGKPELAPRGYYLVFVVAKGVPSVAAWVKIL
- the LOC101786816 gene encoding exosome complex component RRP41 homolog encodes the protein MEYVDPLTGFRVDGRRPNEMRKLKGEVGVVARADGSALFEMGNTRVIAAVYGPREVQNKGQQVNSKEALVRCEYRMAEFSTGDRRRKPKGDRRSTEISLVIRQTMEASILTHLMPRSQIDIFVQVLQADGGTRSACINAATLALADAGIPMRDIVTSCSAGYLCSTPLLDLNYLEDSAGGADVTVGILAKMDKVTLLQMDAKLAMDTFENVMGLAIEGCKAIATYIREVLLENTKRLECQRG